From one Vanacampus margaritifer isolate UIUO_Vmar chromosome 12, RoL_Vmar_1.0, whole genome shotgun sequence genomic stretch:
- the stpg4 gene encoding protein STPG4 isoform X3 — protein MSLEDPRTAGMYHIRDFIEEADLNPVKKTYSFKSTDRNRQPLGLQRGDMLLPGAYNLPDSTQEVLKRQASSAFKTSPRPNIVTLGIRDKDINTSPCDYNVTVKPVEKMPCKLAMFRSSVQRITFPPKEGPAPGVYNLSSKPANGITSCFKSKLPRLHSVNSGTPGPGTYEPHWKSGDHLSMVDPSFSLLFRNTP, from the exons ATGTCTCTTGAG GACCCTCGAACGGCAGGCATGTATCACATCCGGGACTTTATCGAGGAAGCTGACCTAAACCCTGTAAAGAAGACCTACAGCTTTAAAAGCACTGACCGCAACCGTCAGCCTTTGGGGTTGCAACGAGGGGACATGTTGCTACCTGGAGCATATAACCTTCCTGACTCCACCCAGGAAGTGCTGAAGCGCCAGGCATCATCCGCTTTCAAAACCTCTCCACGCCCTAATATTGTCACTCTGGGAATTAGGGACAAG GACATTAACACTTCACCATGCGATTACAATGTGACAGTGAAACCGGTGGAGAAGATGCCCTGCAA GCTTGCGATGTTTCGGTCAAGTGTGCAAAGGATCACCTTCCCACCC AAGGAAGGTCCTGCTCCGGGTGTGTACAATCTTTCAAGTAAACCTGCAAATGGTATCACTTCTTGCTTCAAATCCAAATTGCCACGGCTTCACAGTGTAAACTCA GGGACACCAGGGCCAGGCACATACGAACCCCACTGGAAGTCAGGTGACCACCTGAGCATGGTGGATCCGTCATTCAGCCTCCTCTTCCGTAACACTCCTTAA
- the stpg4 gene encoding protein STPG4 isoform X2, translating to MLYQQVNDPRTAGMYHIRDFIEEADLNPVKKTYSFKSTDRNRQPLGLQRGDMLLPGAYNLPDSTQEVLKRQASSAFKTSPRPNIVTLGIRDKDINTSPCDYNVTVKPVEKMPCKLAMFRSSVQRITFPPEGPAPGVYNLSSKPANGITSCFKSKLPRLHSVNSGTPGPGTYEPHWKSGDHLSMVDPSFSLLFRNTP from the exons ATGTTGTACCAACAAGTAAAC GACCCTCGAACGGCAGGCATGTATCACATCCGGGACTTTATCGAGGAAGCTGACCTAAACCCTGTAAAGAAGACCTACAGCTTTAAAAGCACTGACCGCAACCGTCAGCCTTTGGGGTTGCAACGAGGGGACATGTTGCTACCTGGAGCATATAACCTTCCTGACTCCACCCAGGAAGTGCTGAAGCGCCAGGCATCATCCGCTTTCAAAACCTCTCCACGCCCTAATATTGTCACTCTGGGAATTAGGGACAAG GACATTAACACTTCACCATGCGATTACAATGTGACAGTGAAACCGGTGGAGAAGATGCCCTGCAA GCTTGCGATGTTTCGGTCAAGTGTGCAAAGGATCACCTTCCCACCC GAAGGTCCTGCTCCGGGTGTGTACAATCTTTCAAGTAAACCTGCAAATGGTATCACTTCTTGCTTCAAATCCAAATTGCCACGGCTTCACAGTGTAAACTCA GGGACACCAGGGCCAGGCACATACGAACCCCACTGGAAGTCAGGTGACCACCTGAGCATGGTGGATCCGTCATTCAGCCTCCTCTTCCGTAACACTCCTTAA
- the stpg4 gene encoding protein STPG4 isoform X1 has protein sequence MLYQQVNDPRTAGMYHIRDFIEEADLNPVKKTYSFKSTDRNRQPLGLQRGDMLLPGAYNLPDSTQEVLKRQASSAFKTSPRPNIVTLGIRDKDINTSPCDYNVTVKPVEKMPCKLAMFRSSVQRITFPPKEGPAPGVYNLSSKPANGITSCFKSKLPRLHSVNSGTPGPGTYEPHWKSGDHLSMVDPSFSLLFRNTP, from the exons ATGTTGTACCAACAAGTAAAC GACCCTCGAACGGCAGGCATGTATCACATCCGGGACTTTATCGAGGAAGCTGACCTAAACCCTGTAAAGAAGACCTACAGCTTTAAAAGCACTGACCGCAACCGTCAGCCTTTGGGGTTGCAACGAGGGGACATGTTGCTACCTGGAGCATATAACCTTCCTGACTCCACCCAGGAAGTGCTGAAGCGCCAGGCATCATCCGCTTTCAAAACCTCTCCACGCCCTAATATTGTCACTCTGGGAATTAGGGACAAG GACATTAACACTTCACCATGCGATTACAATGTGACAGTGAAACCGGTGGAGAAGATGCCCTGCAA GCTTGCGATGTTTCGGTCAAGTGTGCAAAGGATCACCTTCCCACCC AAGGAAGGTCCTGCTCCGGGTGTGTACAATCTTTCAAGTAAACCTGCAAATGGTATCACTTCTTGCTTCAAATCCAAATTGCCACGGCTTCACAGTGTAAACTCA GGGACACCAGGGCCAGGCACATACGAACCCCACTGGAAGTCAGGTGACCACCTGAGCATGGTGGATCCGTCATTCAGCCTCCTCTTCCGTAACACTCCTTAA